Part of the Puniceicoccaceae bacterium genome is shown below.
TTTCCCGCTCAAAAAGTATCAACAGCAACTGCTCGATTTTCTGGAGGCCACGCCGGGATTTATCGTGCCCGCATTCCGGCAGAAACAGGTCGTCGAATTCCTGAAGGAAGACTTGAATGATCTCTGCATCTCGCGACCCAAAGAGCGGCTTTCGTGGGGCATTGAGTTGCCGTTCAACAAAGACTACGTCACCTACGTCTGGTTTGATGCCCTGATCAACTACATCTCGGCAGTGCGTTACGGTTCGGAGCACTTTGAGCAATATTGGCCTGCAGACTTTCACGTGATCGGAAAGGATATCTTGATCCCGGCCCATGCCGTGTATTGGCTGATCATGCTGATGGCCTGCGACATTGAGCTGCCCCAGCACCTGCTGGTGCATGGATTCTGGACCAAGGCCGGAGAAAAAGTATCCAAAAGCGCGGGCAACGTCATTGATCCGTTGGACTATGCCAAGGCATTTGGACCCGACGCCTTTCGGTATTTTGTGATGAGAGAAATGAAAGTGGGACAGGATGCTGAATTCTCACACGAACGCTTTCTCAGCCGCTACAGTGGTGAATTGGGCAATGATCTGGGTAACTTGCTCAGCCGAACGCTGAACATGCTTTCCCGCTATGAAGCAGGCATCGTTCCGGCACCCGTTCTTTCAGAAGAACCGGAAACCACGCTGGTCAACGAGTTCGAAAGTGCTGCTGCTTCCACAGTGAAGCACTTTGACGATCTCGATTTCAGTGCGGGTCTTGATGCACTTTTCACCTTCTTTAAGGCGATCAACCGCTACGCAGAAAACCGCGCACCATGGAAACTGGCAAAATCGGATGCTCAAGCAGATAAGGAAGCACTTCAAACCTGCCTTGCATACATGGCGGAAGGGCTTCGCCTAGGAGTCAAATTGCTCGGTGCCGTGATGCCGAATGTCGTGCCAAAGATCCATGAGCATCTCAACGTTCCTGCACAGGCGATTGAATCGGTGATTCCCGATCAACCTGTCTGGGAGTTTGTGCTGACTGGCCGCAAGGTTGGGGAAAAGGTCATCCTCTTCCCTCGTCCAGAGTCTGAATAGGCCGCAGCGTTCATGGTGACCGTTTCTCAGGCGCAATTTGGAAGTCCGGACAAGCAAGGCTTGCACCGGTTCCTTTCTTTTTGTCAGGAACGTGCGGTAGCGCAGGGACACGCCATCCTTGCCAGTATTTCCCTGCCTTCCGAATACCTGGATCCCCTTGCAGTCCTGCAGAGCGTCAATGACGCCAGCGTCGAACACTGTTATCTGGAGCGTCATTCGCGTCAGGAGGGAGTCGCCTGTGCAGAACCAGTGCTCAGTCTCTCGATCAGTGGCCAGGATCGTTTTCAGCGGGCAAAAGAGTTTGTCCGGCAGTGGACGGATCGCTGTGTGTTTGTCGGGGATCCGAATTTGCCTTGGTCGGGACCTCATTTTTTTGTTTCAGCCGCATTTGAAGCCGAACAACCGGAGGGAACCGCATTTCTTGAGGAATCACTGCACCTCTTTCTTCCCAGATGGCAGGTCGGCTGGAAAGGGGCACGGTTCAGCGCGACAGCAAATCTGCGGGTCGATGCCAACACCCCGCTCGAGGCGTTGATCGAACCCATTTGGCGTGCGCATCAGCGTTTCACATCCTTCGAATTTGCTCCTGAGGAACTGCAGGCAACTGTCGCTTCGCCAGCATCCTGTTGCCGCCTGCTCGATCAGGAGAAATCGGAGTCGCTTTTCCGTCAATCCGTTCTCACCGCGCTGGAGCAAATCGATGCGGGGCATGTCGAAAAAATTGTGCTTTCGAGGCGTCTTCACATCACAACGGAACATGCCTTTGTGCCGCTGGACATCCTCAACAAACTCCGCCAGAAATTTCCGGATTGCACCGCCTTTTCGTATCAGAACACCCACGGCGAATCCTTCATCGGTGCGACACCCGAACGACTGGTGGCGGTGCGGGACGGACAATTCATGACCGAAGCCCTTGCTGGTTCCATCGCCCGTGGCGACAATGCCCGGCAGGATGCCCATCTGAGCAAAAGTCTGCTCGGTAGTGACAAGGATCGTCGCGAACACGGACTGGTATTGAAATTCATACAGGAGACGTTGCAATCGCTTGGCCTAAACGCCGAGGCGAGCGAAATTCCCGAGATTCTGCAACTCTCCAACATCCAGCACTTGCGAGTGCCGTTGAAAGGGAGCATGCCAGCTGAACTGCACCTCTTCGATCTGGTCGAGGCTCTGCACCCGACGCCCGCACTCGGTGGATATCCGCAGTATGCTGCACTGCAGCAGCTTGCCCGGATCGAGAATCAACCCCGCGAGCGCTACGCGGGACTGACGGGATGGATCGACACAAGGGGGGAAGGAGAGTTTCTTGTCAATATTCGCTGCGCCCGTGTCGGCCACAATCGAGCAGAATTGTTTGCAGGAGCTGGCATCGTGGTGGATTCGCAACCGGAAAATGAGTTGAGGGAGACGGAACTCAAATTCATCAGCATGTTGCCAAATTTCATGAACCTCGACTAGGGTGGAGCGATGCAGCTCGATGCGTTCCAGGGAAATGATCTAGCAGGTTTGGTTTTCACTGAATCATTGGTAAGAAACGGGGTCACTGATGTGATTCTTTCACCGGGTTCACGCTCCACTCCTTTGGCCTATGCATGTGCCGTGGAGCCTCGCCTCCATACTTCGGTTGTGCTTGACGAACGAAGTGCTGGATTTTTTGCCCTGGGCAGAGCCAAAAGTCGTGGAATACCCGTGGTATTGCTCTGCACTTCAGGCACTGCTTCAGCCCAGTATTTGCCTGCAGTCGTCGAAGCGCGATACAGTCAAACCCCGCTTCTGGTGATCACCACGGATCGTCCACTTGTGGGTCAGCACTGTCATTCCGGCCAGACGATTCTGCAGACTGGGATCTACGCGGACTTCTGCAATCACCGGCAGATGCTCGAACTTCCGCGTGCAGAGGAATCCTATGTGCGCTACCTTCGGGAAACACTGCGCGAAGCTGTCTGGAAAACCCAACACCCGCAGGCGGGGGTCGTTCACCTCAATTTTCCATTCGAAGAACCGCTGACCCCATCGATTCCCAGCTCTGAACGTGCCGATGTTCGCAATCAACTTGCGTACGCATTTTTTGGCGAAGTTAGCCCAGCCAGGCAGACCATGGTGACGATGCCGGGTGACGAATGGCAGTGCAATGCGCGCAGTTGCATGTGGATACTGGGTTCGGGAATTCGATGGAAGCAGGCCAGTGAATACGCGGATCTTTTGCAAACCTTGGCAGCACTGCACATCCCCGTGTGTATCGATGGCCTGCATCCCGCTCGATCCCTGCTGGATTCCGTCACACCTGGAATCACGAACTTTGAGGGTGTAAAGCATGTTCCGCCTGAAGCTCAGCATGGAATGAGTCCGGATCTGGTGTTTCAGTGGGGCAATCTTCCCACGAGCAAAGCGCTGAGGCAATGGTTGGGCAGCTTGGATTGTGCACGCATCGTCGTTCAGGAAAATGGGGAGAGCGACCATCGGGATCCCGGATTCCTTCGCACGGTTGCTCGAATGGATCCACAATCTGCGCTGCAATATTGTCAAAAATGGACTCCTGGCATGTCGCAACAGAAGGGTCTGTTCCAGCGCTGGAATCAGTTCGATGAGGTGGCTAGGAAGCAGATTCAAGACCATTGTCGCAGCGAGACGTGGTGTGAAAGCGTCCTGTGCCACAAATTACCGACACTGCTCCGGCATCCCTGTGATCTTTTTGTGGGCAACAGCATGATCGTGCGGGATATGGAATTATTTTACTGCGGCTCTTCCCATGTTCGGCATGTCTTGAGCAATCGTGGAGCCAACGGTATTGACGGATTGGTGTCTACAGCGATGGGTGCCATCCGAAAGGAATTCCCTCTGCTTTGCCTGATCGGCGACCTGAGTTTCTTTCACGATGCGGGCGGCCTGAATCTCGCCAGTCAACTGCAAGATGGATGTCGCATCGTCTTTCTGTTGCTCGACAACCAGGGCGGTGGCATTTTTGAACACCTTGCCATCGCGGCACATGGGGATGTTTTTGAAACCTATTTTGCGACACCGCAAAGCGTGAAGGTGAAACCGCTTTGCGAAGCCTACGGCATTGCTTATGCCTCGATAACCTCCTGGAATGAATTGAACAGTGCCCTTGGTGAAACACTTGATCCCGAGAAGCCATCACCTTCGGTTAGCTGTTTCCATCTTCGCTTTGACCGAAAAAGCAGCCGTAGTTTTCGCAAATCCGCATTCTCGGCCTTGCAACTTGAACTCCAGAACCTAGAACCTTCCGTATGAGCATGCATTGGAAACCCATCAAGACCTATCAGGATATCCGTTTCGAGCGCCTGGGGGATGAGGGCATCGTGAAAATCACGATCAATCGTCCACACAAACGCAATGCGTTCCGACCCGAAACTGTTTTTGAAATGTATGATGCTTTCAGCATTGCAAGGGAAGACAGTAGGGTAGGGGCTATCTTGCTGACCGGAGCCGGCCCACGCACCGACGGCAAGTATGCATTTTGTTCGGGCGGTGATCAAAGCATACGGGGAGATGCGGGCTATGTAGATGAAGGTGGAGTTCCTCGGCTCAATGTGCTCGATCTGCAAAAACTCATTCGCTCGATTCCCAAGGCGGTGATTGCACTGGTTGCTGGTTATGCAATCGGGGGAGGTCATGTGCTTCATGTCATCTGCGACATTTCAATTGCCGCAGATAATGCGATTTTTGGACAGACCGGTCCCATTGTCGGAAGTTTTGACGGTGGATTTGGTGCCAGTTATCTGGCACGCTGTGTCGGACAGAAAAAAGCCCGGGAAATCTGGTACCTGTGCCGCCAATACCACGCGCAGGAAGCCTTGGAAATGGGATTGGTTAACCAGGTAGTCCCCGTTGACCGATTGGAAGCCGAGGGGGTGCAATGGGCACGGGAAATCATGACCAAGAGTCCGCTGGCCATTCGCTGCCTGAAATCTGCATTCAATGCTGAGCTCGACGGACAGTCGGGCATTCAGGAACTCGCGGGCAATGCCACCTTGCTCTACTACCTGACTGAAGAGGGTAGTGAAGGGAAAAAAGCGTTTCTCGAGAAACGAAAGCCCGAGTTTCACAAATTCCCCTGGTTGCCCTAACAAGAGTTTTCTCCACATCGACTTGTTTCATCATTTTATTCCATTATAATCTGACGAATGAGGATAACGGTTGATATTCCAGATGATAAACTCAGGGAATTGCTCGAGATTACGGGTGAAAAAAAGATGAGTCCGGCTGTGAGCAAGGCCGTACTCGAATACATCAAACGAATGAAGTCCGCCGAGTTTGGCGAACTGATCAAGTCCGGAACCTTTGATCTGAAGGAATAGGATGAGTGTGAACTCGATGCACCATGATTCTCGTTGATTCCAGTGTCTGGCTTACCGCGCTGAATCCTTCAGATCCTGCGGCGTTCAAAGCCCGCATTCAGTTGGAGGAGCTTCTCGATCTCTACATGGTGTCCATTTGTGATGCCGTGCGGTTTGATGTACTTCAGCGCATCCAACCGGCTCAGCGCGCTGCATTCCTTTCTTATTTCAACCAGCTTCCCGTGCTGCCGGCCAAAGCGGCCAGTTGGAATATTGCCGTCCAAATTGCCTGGGAAATGCAGCACCTGGAGCTGAAACTAACGCAGAGTGAGGCGATTGTCGTAGCCCTTGCGCTTCAAAATCAGATGCCACTGTTCACGCTGAGTGATGCGCAGGTTCAGGTGAACCGGATCCGACGACTTCGCATTCTTCAATGAGGCGTGCATCCGCTGGTTGGAACCGGAAAAGGTTCCCAACCGTGCGACTGAAGTAAGGGCAAGGTGTCGAGATCGACTCCTGTAAAATCCGGAAGTACAACTGATTGCATGTAATGGACGTTGCGGAGCAGGATTGCTTTGGCGCCCTGAGCACCGTTGAGTGCTTCAAATGCTTTGCGATAGGCGCTTCCTGCCAGCAGCGGAGGTCCCCAGGTTTCTCCGGTATATTGAGCGGTCGTGATCGCGTTGAAGTTGGAGAAATCATGATGCTCACACAGTGTGGCAATTGCTTTCGGACTTAATTCAGGTTGATCTGGAAGCAGGATCAGAAAGGCCGAGTCAGGCAGGCACTCAGGCAGTGATGAAACGGCCAACGCAATCGAATCACCCAGCCCCTTGTTGTTGCATGTGTGGCGTAGGATGTGAAGCTTCTTGAGATGTGCCGCAGGAAGCGTTGCTTCGATGCACGGTCCATGTGGTGGTCCCAGCACCAATGTGACGGATTCAAGTCCATGCAGGTCGCAAATCGCATCGAGGCAGTGTTGCAAGAGGCTTTTCCCGGTCAACGCATTGCGACTGAGCACCTTGATGTGCCCTTCAAGGCGTCGGGATGCTCCAGCAGCAGGAATGATCGCATGGACTTGCACGCTTGGTATTGTGTGTTGGAACAGACTCCCTGCCTTCGCACAGGTGTGCCGAGACAGGGATGGGAGCGACTACAGATTGATCAGCGATTTCAGTTCCTTGTACTTGGAGCGGCTCAGTGGGATTTCCGCACCGTTGTTCATCACAA
Proteins encoded:
- the metG gene encoding methionine--tRNA ligase; amino-acid sequence: MKRFYLTTAIDYANGAPHIGHAYEKVLSDVIARHRRARGDEVHFLTGLDEHGQKVQMSASEKGMDPQEYCDQMAERYHALCKDLHISNDDYIRTTEDRHKAVVQQLLQRLYDKGEIYLGNYTGYYSQRAEQFVQEKDKVEGKWPEVFGTVSEITEENYFFPLKKYQQQLLDFLEATPGFIVPAFRQKQVVEFLKEDLNDLCISRPKERLSWGIELPFNKDYVTYVWFDALINYISAVRYGSEHFEQYWPADFHVIGKDILIPAHAVYWLIMLMACDIELPQHLLVHGFWTKAGEKVSKSAGNVIDPLDYAKAFGPDAFRYFVMREMKVGQDAEFSHERFLSRYSGELGNDLGNLLSRTLNMLSRYEAGIVPAPVLSEEPETTLVNEFESAAASTVKHFDDLDFSAGLDALFTFFKAINRYAENRAPWKLAKSDAQADKEALQTCLAYMAEGLRLGVKLLGAVMPNVVPKIHEHLNVPAQAIESVIPDQPVWEFVLTGRKVGEKVILFPRPESE
- the menB gene encoding 1,4-dihydroxy-2-naphthoyl-CoA synthase: MSMHWKPIKTYQDIRFERLGDEGIVKITINRPHKRNAFRPETVFEMYDAFSIAREDSRVGAILLTGAGPRTDGKYAFCSGGDQSIRGDAGYVDEGGVPRLNVLDLQKLIRSIPKAVIALVAGYAIGGGHVLHVICDISIAADNAIFGQTGPIVGSFDGGFGASYLARCVGQKKAREIWYLCRQYHAQEALEMGLVNQVVPVDRLEAEGVQWAREIMTKSPLAIRCLKSAFNAELDGQSGIQELAGNATLLYYLTEEGSEGKKAFLEKRKPEFHKFPWLP
- a CDS encoding NTP transferase domain-containing protein; this translates as MQVHAIIPAAGASRRLEGHIKVLSRNALTGKSLLQHCLDAICDLHGLESVTLVLGPPHGPCIEATLPAAHLKKLHILRHTCNNKGLGDSIALAVSSLPECLPDSAFLILLPDQPELSPKAIATLCEHHDFSNFNAITTAQYTGETWGPPLLAGSAYRKAFEALNGAQGAKAILLRNVHYMQSVVLPDFTGVDLDTLPLLQSHGWEPFPVPTSGCTPH
- a CDS encoding DUF2191 domain-containing protein, encoding MRITVDIPDDKLRELLEITGEKKMSPAVSKAVLEYIKRMKSAEFGELIKSGTFDLKE
- the menD gene encoding 2-succinyl-5-enolpyruvyl-6-hydroxy-3-cyclohexene-1-carboxylic-acid synthase, which produces MQLDAFQGNDLAGLVFTESLVRNGVTDVILSPGSRSTPLAYACAVEPRLHTSVVLDERSAGFFALGRAKSRGIPVVLLCTSGTASAQYLPAVVEARYSQTPLLVITTDRPLVGQHCHSGQTILQTGIYADFCNHRQMLELPRAEESYVRYLRETLREAVWKTQHPQAGVVHLNFPFEEPLTPSIPSSERADVRNQLAYAFFGEVSPARQTMVTMPGDEWQCNARSCMWILGSGIRWKQASEYADLLQTLAALHIPVCIDGLHPARSLLDSVTPGITNFEGVKHVPPEAQHGMSPDLVFQWGNLPTSKALRQWLGSLDCARIVVQENGESDHRDPGFLRTVARMDPQSALQYCQKWTPGMSQQKGLFQRWNQFDEVARKQIQDHCRSETWCESVLCHKLPTLLRHPCDLFVGNSMIVRDMELFYCGSSHVRHVLSNRGANGIDGLVSTAMGAIRKEFPLLCLIGDLSFFHDAGGLNLASQLQDGCRIVFLLLDNQGGGIFEHLAIAAHGDVFETYFATPQSVKVKPLCEAYGIAYASITSWNELNSALGETLDPEKPSPSVSCFHLRFDRKSSRSFRKSAFSALQLELQNLEPSV
- a CDS encoding isochorismate synthase, with amino-acid sequence MVTVSQAQFGSPDKQGLHRFLSFCQERAVAQGHAILASISLPSEYLDPLAVLQSVNDASVEHCYLERHSRQEGVACAEPVLSLSISGQDRFQRAKEFVRQWTDRCVFVGDPNLPWSGPHFFVSAAFEAEQPEGTAFLEESLHLFLPRWQVGWKGARFSATANLRVDANTPLEALIEPIWRAHQRFTSFEFAPEELQATVASPASCCRLLDQEKSESLFRQSVLTALEQIDAGHVEKIVLSRRLHITTEHAFVPLDILNKLRQKFPDCTAFSYQNTHGESFIGATPERLVAVRDGQFMTEALAGSIARGDNARQDAHLSKSLLGSDKDRREHGLVLKFIQETLQSLGLNAEASEIPEILQLSNIQHLRVPLKGSMPAELHLFDLVEALHPTPALGGYPQYAALQQLARIENQPRERYAGLTGWIDTRGEGEFLVNIRCARVGHNRAELFAGAGIVVDSQPENELRETELKFISMLPNFMNLD